One segment of Neobacillus endophyticus DNA contains the following:
- a CDS encoding thiazole biosynthesis adenylyltransferase ThiF — translation MINRYSRQELFPAIGKEGQQKISEKHVLIIGAGALGSANAEALVRAGIGKLTLVDRDYVEWSNLQRQQLYSEEDAKHRLPKVIAAKNRLRAINSDIEIKTLIADASVLELEEWARQVDLIIDATDNFETRMIINDVSQKYRVPWIYGACVGSYGLTFTIIPGKTPCLSCLLESVPLGGLTCDTAGIISPAVSMVVSYQISEALKILVGAIDSLQNKLVSFDLWKNQHSSIKADKLKKEDCLSCGNHRSYPYLSFENQTKTAVLCGRDSVQIRPSAPVKRDLEALEIILAKQGGTVQRNPYLISCNLNNNRLVIFRDGRVLVHGTKDINEAKALYHRYLG, via the coding sequence GTGATCAATCGATACTCTCGTCAAGAGCTATTTCCAGCAATCGGGAAGGAAGGGCAGCAAAAAATTTCCGAAAAACATGTCCTAATTATTGGTGCAGGCGCACTAGGTTCCGCCAATGCCGAAGCATTGGTGCGTGCAGGCATCGGTAAGCTGACTCTCGTTGATCGAGATTATGTAGAATGGTCCAATTTACAGCGTCAGCAACTATATTCAGAAGAAGATGCTAAACATCGACTGCCTAAAGTGATAGCCGCTAAAAATCGGTTAAGAGCGATTAATTCCGATATTGAAATTAAAACCCTAATTGCTGATGCCTCTGTTTTGGAACTTGAAGAATGGGCCCGGCAAGTGGATTTAATCATTGATGCAACAGATAATTTTGAAACAAGAATGATTATTAACGATGTATCACAAAAGTATCGAGTTCCCTGGATATATGGTGCCTGTGTAGGCAGTTACGGGCTTACCTTCACGATCATTCCCGGAAAAACACCTTGCCTCTCCTGTTTATTAGAGTCTGTTCCTTTAGGAGGATTAACCTGCGATACAGCCGGTATCATCAGTCCGGCTGTATCCATGGTAGTTTCCTATCAAATCAGCGAAGCTTTAAAGATATTAGTTGGAGCCATTGATTCATTACAGAACAAATTAGTTTCATTTGACTTATGGAAAAACCAGCACAGTTCAATTAAAGCGGATAAATTGAAAAAGGAAGATTGTCTTTCATGCGGAAATCACCGTTCCTATCCCTATTTGTCTTTTGAAAATCAAACAAAAACAGCAGTTCTTTGCGGAAGAGATTCTGTCCAGATTCGCCCCTCTGCCCCTGTGAAAAGAGATTTGGAAGCATTAGAAATAATCTTGGCGAAACAAGGTGGCACCGTCCAGAGAAATCCGTATCTTATTTCTTGTAACTTAAACAATAATCGATTAGTGATCTTTAGAGATGGAAGAGTATTGGTTCACGGGACAAAGGATATTAACGAAGCAAAGGCATTGTATCATCGATATTTGGGATAA